The window TTTCATCCACCAGCATGTGCCGGCAGATTGAGGCGACATAATCCGCCAGGCCTTCAGACTGCACCAGAGCGGAAGCCACCACCGCCAGAATATCGTCATAGTCCAGAAAGCTGCGGGCGCGCTTGCGGTTTTCATATTCCTTCATGATCTCCGCAATTTCATCTTTCATGTCCAGAAATTCAGGCAGCTGCTTTTCCAGCGCCAGGCTGAGCTTTTGCCGGGTATTGCGCGCAAAAGAATACAGGTCGCACAGCTCTTTCGGCTTCGGCAGCTGATTGGGGTTTTTCTTGTCGTCTTTGCCGCGAATCAGCCTGAACAGCATCATCTGATCATCGCGGTCAATAATTGAAAACTGCTCCAAGCCAAACGCATTGGGAATGCGGCGCAGCAGGTACATGCAGAAGGTATGAAAGGTCGATGCGCGCAGGCCTTTGGCTTGAGCGCCCAGCGCCAGTTCCACCCGCGCCACAATTTCACTGGCCGCGCGGCGGGTAAAGGTTAAAATCTGAATTTGATTGGCCGGCACGCCCTGATCAATCAGGTAAGCCGCCCGCGCCACGATGGTTTTGGTTTTGCCGCAGCCCGCGCCCGCCAGCACCAGACTGTGCTTGCTTTCAGTGGTGGCGGCTTGTTTCTGCTGAGGATTTAATTCATCAATCAGGCTGGCTAAACTCATCTCTACTCATCATTTTTTGAATGACGCTAGTTTAGCAGAGCTGACTGCAGAAAACTTGATATGAAGCTCCCCGAAGGCATTCAGATGCCGCCGCTATTCAGTGATGCATGGACGCATCACTGGCGAGGGTTTCTTGCAAAGTTTTCACTTTTCACAGGCCCGGTCAAAGCAGCACGCCGCCTGCGCACAGGCATGCATCGCTTATCTTCATGCTGCGGCAGCGGAAATCCATATTTTAAAATTAATCATGACCGGCTAAATCATCAATGAATGCTGCCGCGGTATTTTCCAAATGCATCTCCGCATTGTTCAGCGCATCTTGCAAAGCGCAGCCGGGCGGGTTAATGCCGATAATCCGGGTAAATCCTAAGGCATATAATTCTTCAATGCCTTCACCAACCAAACCAGCAAAAGCAATCACTGGCTTATTCAGCTTGGCCGCCGCCTGCGCCACACCGAACGGCGTTTTGCCGAATTTGGTTTGAAAATCTATTTTGCCTTCGCCGGTAAAGACATAATCCGCCTGCGCAATTTTCTCAGCAAGCCGGCACTGCGCAATGACCAGCTCCACGCCCGACTGGATTTTTGCGCCGGCAAAGGCCATCAGGCCAAAGCCCAGCCCGCCGGCCGCGCCTGCGCCAGCAATATGCCGGTAGGAATGGCTGGCGGCCTTTTCAACAACATCGGCAAAATGGCTCAGGTTCTGATCTAAAATTTGCACCATCCCTGCATCTGCGCCTTTTTGCGGGCCAAAGACCGCAGATGCGCCATTGGCGCCGCAGAGCGGATTATTGACATCTGAAGCAATCAGGATCTCTGCGGACTTTAAGCGCGGATCCAAGGCGCTTAAATCAATGCTCTGAATGCGCCCCAGCTGCCCGCCGCAGCCCTGCACTGCATTTCCGGCAGCGTCATAAAATTGCGCCCCCAGCGCCTGCGCCATGCCCGCGCCAGCGTCATTGGTCACGCTGCCGCCTAAACCCAGAATGATTTTATTCACGCCCAGGTCCAAAGCATGGCGGATCATCTCGCCTGTGCCGAAGGTGCAGGTTAATAAAGGATTGCGCTGCGGTTTTTCCAGCAGATGGATGCCGCTGGCTTTGGCCATTTCAATCACAGCCGTTTTGCCCTCATCAATCAGGCCGAAATAGGTCTGGATTTTCTGCGCAGGCAAAGGCCCGGTCACTTCGCACTCAATGCGCCGGCCCTGCAGCGCGGCAATCAGCGCATCTACGGTGCCCTCGCCGCCGTCCGCCATCGGCACATGAATGCACCGCGCATCAGGCATGGCTTTTTCAATGCCGCGCTGCATGGCAAAACAGGCCTGCTCAGCGCTCATGCTTTCTTTGAATGAATCTGGCGCTAAAACAAAAATCTTCGGCATCGGCTTCAGCCCTCCATAGCTGCGCGGCTTCTTCCGGCTCCGCTTCCGGCATGCAGCATGAAACACAGCGCGGAAGCTGATTCAGTGAAAATAAAAAACAAATCGTGTACTTTTCTATTCATTTTAAAATGCCTTGCATCAGTACTGCCCTGTTTCAGGCATCCGCCGAGCTTTTCGGCACTTCGCGCTTAATATAGGACGCCAAGGTCAGATAGTTAATGCCCTGGAATAAGATATCCACCGCCAGGAACAGGCCCAGCACCCAGAACGGCGCATCCGGCGACATTAAAATCATCACCCCGGCAGCCAAAGTCAGCAGCCCGGAGAATAGCGTCCAGCCCCAGCCCTGAAAGGCGCGGAACAGAAGCGCGCTGAAAATGCGGATCAGCCCGGCAATGATCAGGATGACGGCTAAGATGCTGGTCAGCACCACCGCGGTTTTAACCGGCGCGGTAAACGCATAATAGCCCGCAGCGGTATACAGCAGCCCGAACAGCGCCCAAAGCCAGCGGAAGCCGCCGTCAAATATTTTAAAGGCGGCGATGAAGTGCAGCGCACCGCCCAGCATCATCAGCCCGCCGAACATAAACACTACGGATAAGGTGGCGAAGGGCAAAGCGGCCAGCAGCAGCAGGCCAAAAGCGCTCAGCAGCAGGCCTAAGCCTAAATACCATTTGCGGTTTTCATGCAGTTGATGGCGGACTAAATCATTTCCTACTGTTTTCATGTTTTTTCTCAAGTGTCATATAGGCATAGCTTATTTTTAGCATGATCCGCCGCCCAGCTGAAGCCTAAATTTATTTACAGGGCCTATTCAGCTGCGGATAAGTTTTGAGTTATCCGCACAGCAGCGCCTCCGAATTATTTAATCCAGCCCAGCTCTCTGGCGGTCAGCTCATTGATTAAAGTCTGTTCCAAATGGTTCGGCATTTTGCTTTTGGCTGCAGACAGCGGAATATGCCCGGCCATCAGCTCAGCCTTGGCCTGCGGAAATAAGGGCTGCTGATTGGGGAATGCATAGCCGATAGGATAAACCGGCTGGCCTGTGGCGAAGTCATATTTGTCCGTAGCGCCGAAGGCATGCAGCAGCTCATGCACCAGCACGATCTTGTTCTGCACAGCCTGCTTTTTGGAAGCGAATAAATTCACCGAACCGATGCGCCCGTTTTCCAGCGCGGTGGAATGCTTCAGCACTCTGCTGCTTTGCGGGTCATAATAATTCAGGAACAGCGTCACGCTAGGCGCGCCGTCTGCGCCTTGATGCTGGCGCCATGCATAAAAGCGGAATTTCAAGCTCCATAAAACCACCTGCAGCATATTGGCCTGTTCAGGCACTTTAGGCGGAGGCTGGCGCAGTTCACGGCCCAGATTGAAATAAAAATAGCTGGGCTTGCCGCGGTACTGTTGCGCATAGGCCTGCAGATACTGCTGCGCGCCCTGCAGGTCCTGCGCGGTCAGCTGCTGAATATACTGCTGCGTCGCAGGCAGGCCATCAGCATTGATGGGATGCAGCAGCACAAAGACCGGCTTGCTCCAATCCTGATTTTTATCTTTCCATGCATTGACTGCGACAATCAGCAAAATCATCAGCAGGCACAGAATCCGTATTTTTTTCCACATTTGTTTCAACAATTATCAGAAATTTAATTTAAGCCATAACTTTGTTTACTTTTACAAATTTTTTCTTACCAACAAGCTTAAATTCAAGCCATCCTGAATGAATGGATTCAATAGCTTCCTCATAGTTTCGAACATTCAAATCTGTTTTTTCTAAATATTTCATTATATCTTGAATATTGACCCAATCATTTTGATCCGAATGTGAATATATAGCCTTTTGTACAAGTTTTATAAATGAACTAAAACTACTCTTTCTTAAATACATTTGGCTTCCTTGCAATTTAGTTTCAAATACCCCTAATGCTTTCACCAATCCCGATAATTTATCATGTCCATAGTTACGGGTATCAAAGTCAGGTTTCACTGCATTAATATATGCCCCAACCAAACCCAAATATGCCCATCCGCTATCATCTGAATTATCTTTAACTGCTTTATAAATTAGGTTTAAGGTTGCTTTATCAATCTGCTGTTTAGATAAGTCTTTTTCAATAACTTCACCTTTTATTATTTCCTTTACATCAAGCGTTTTCTCGTCAGAGAAATTCTGTTTTGATTCGTCTTTTTCTTCAACTACCAAATTTTCAATAGAAATGAATTTATCACATGCTTTTTTAAATGGTTCAGGAGTCGTTTTTCGCCCAAAGCCATAAACTATTAAGCCATTTTCGCGAATCCGAGATGCCAAAGGCGTAAAGTCACTATCACTAGACACAATACAGAAACCATCTAATGCCCCTGCATACAATAGATCCATGGCATCAATAATTAAGATCATATCTGTAGCATCTTTACCTTTCGTATAAGCAAATTGCTGTACAGGAGTAATCGCATGTGGAAGCAATACTTCTCTCCATCTCTTTAGTGCTTCACTGCTCCAATCCCCATAAACTCTTTTTACACTTGCTATTCCATATTTGGCAACTTCTTCCAATACGGAAGAAATTGCATGAATAGATGAATTATCTGCGTCAATTAATACGGCAAATTTTTTAGTTTGAATTTCCACTACCACCCCAAATAATTTTATTTTTCAACATTATTCTGACATAAAAAATGCCGGCTTACGCCAGCATTTTCTCAGTTTATTTTCTACAAATCAAAGCTTAAGCTTCAACCCATTTGCCGTCCTGATACACCAGCGACCATTTGGTCTGCTTGCCTTCAGGGGTTTCCGAGCCAATATATTGCGCCTGATTCTTGCGGCTGAATTTCACCAGCGTTGGATTGCCTTCAGGGTCAGCATCCGGCGCCTGCAGGATAAACTGATATTTAGGGTCCAGCTGATCCGCCACAGTGCGCAGTTCCGCGACTTTCGGCGCGCGGGTTTCACGGATTTTCGGGAACTTGCTGGCCGCCAGGAACAAGCCGGCAGCGCCGTCACGCAGCACAAAGAAATCATCATGCTTGGCCGAGCGCAGATGCTCCATTTTAATTGGATCGACCCGCGGCGGCGCAGGCTGGCCGCTCTTCAGAACTTTGCGGGTATTGCTGCAGCTGGTGCAGGCGAAGTACGGGCCAAAGCGCCCAGTTTTCAGCTGCATTTCGCCATCGCACTTATCGCATGGAATGGTCGGGCCGTCATAGCCTTTGATCTTAAACTCGCCTTCTTCCAGCTCAAAGCCGCTGCAGTCCGGATTGTTGCCGCAGATATGCAGCTTGCGCCCGCCGTCAATCACGTAGCTGTCCATTGCCGTGCCGCAAACTGGGCAGCGCTTTTTCGACATCAGGTCTGCAGTTTCAGCAGCTGCGTCATCGGATAAAGCCGCCAAAGATTCGACCGGCGTCAAATTCAGCGTGCCTTTGCAGCGCTCTTTCGGCGGCAGGTTATAGCCTGAACAGCCGAGGAATACGCCGGTTGTGCCGGTGCGGATCTGCATCGGGCGGTCGCATTCCTTGCAATGCACGGCCGCGACTTCCACCGGCAAATTGCGGCGCATGCCGCTTTCGCCCTGCGCCGTGGTTAAGCGCTGTTTGAAATCGCCGTAAAAATTGTCCAGCAGCTCTTTCCAGTTGCGCTCGCCGTCCGCGACTTTATCCAGCTGGCCTTCAAGGTCTGCGGTAAAGTCATAGTTCATCAGGTTATTGAAGCTTTCATCGAGGCGGTCGGTGACGATTTCACCCATCTTTTCCGCATACAGGCGGCGGTTTTCCAGCTTCACATAGCCGCGGTCCTGAATGGTGGAAATAATGGCGGCGTAAGTCGAAGGGCGGCCTATGCCGCGCTTTTCCAGCTCTTTCACCAGTGAGGCTTCGGTAAAGCGCGCTGGCGGCTTGGTAAAGTGCTGCGACGGATCCAGCTTTTCCAGCTTGAGGATTTCGCCGGTTTTGACTGCAGGCAGTAGCACATCATCATCAGATTTGTTCTGGCCGCGCACTTTGGTAAAGCCGTCAAAGACCAGGGTGCGGCCTTTGGCTTTCAGCTCTACGCCATTGGCATCGACTAAAATCGTTGAGGACAGATATTCCGCCGGCGTCATCTGGCAGGCGACAAACTGGCGCCAAATCAGGTCATACAGGCGCTGCGCATCGCGCTCTGCGCCCGCAAGCTGATCGCCTTTCAGCGCGACATTGGACGGCCGGATCGCTTCATGCGCTTCCTGCGCGCCGGCTTTGCTGCCGTAACGGTTCGGCTTGGCCGGCAGGTATTTTCCGCCGAATTCAGTTTCGATATGCTGGCGCACCATATTGACCGCATCATCGCTCAGGAAGGTGGAGTCGGTACGCATATAGGTGATGAAGCCGGCTTCATACAGGCGCTGCGCCAGCATCATGGTTTTCTTCACCGAGAAGCCCAGGCGGGTGCTGGCCGCCTGCTGCAGCGTTGAAGTGATATACGGCGCGCTTGGGTTGACCTTGGTCGGCTTGTCTTCACGCGCCGACACTTTGTATTCCGCATCCTTAATCAGGTCCAATAAAGCGTCTGTTTCCGCCTTATTGCGCAGCTTGAGGGTTTTGCCCGCCTGCTTGACCGCTTCCAGGCGGATGTCATCTTTTTTAGACTTGGTGTCGGCAAAAACCTGCCAGTATTCTTCCGGCACAAATTTGCGGATATCGCGCTCGCGCTCCACCACCAGCTTGACCGCAACGGACTGCACGCGGCCGGCCGACAAGCCGCGGGCAATTTTTTCCCACAGCAAAGGCGAAATCATAAAGCCGACAACCCGGTCCAGAAAGCGGCGCGCCTGCTGCGCATTGACTTTATTGGTATCCAGCCGTGACGGATGCTTAAACGCTTCCTGAATGGCATTTTTGGTAATTTCGTTGAACACCACGCGCTGATAGCGTGAATCATCGCCGCCGATCACTTCTTTTAAATGCCAGGCAATCGCTTCCCCTTCACGGTCCAAATCCGTTGCGAGGTAGACTTCATCGACCTGCGATGCCAGCTTTTTCAGTTCTGCAACAACATTTTCCTTGCCCGGAAGCACTTCATAATGCGCTTTCCAGCCATGCTCAGGGTCTACTCCCATGCGGTTGACTAAAGCGGACTGGGCCTTTTCGGCCTTCTGCGCTTCAGTCAGCTTCGCGCGGGAGGCTGGCTTTTTTTCTGCGGTTTTAGACGAGCCGCCCGTGGGCAAGTCACGGACATGGCCGACCGACGATTTTACAATGTAGTCTGAACCGAGGTATTTGTTGATTGTTTTCGCTTTTGCAGGCGACTCCACAATCACTAGGGCACGTTTTTTCCCAGCATCAGAAGATTTTGCTGCCGCGCTTTTGGATGTGGACCGAGGAGCGTTCGCCATAATTAACCGTTAATCCTGTTTTTTAATGGGTATAAAATTAAAGTTCAGCCAAAGAATGCAAGCAGGCTTTGATCTCTTCCAACTGAGCAGCTCTTAAATCAGATTCTTCGTCCCAATAGAGTCCTACACAGTTTGCCTGCATATCAATAGCATAAATGCCCTTTAATGCAATGGGAAAATCTTTAAACTTGTCATCGCCATGTACAAGCTGTAATTTCTGATCAGCCACGCGGGCGCGCATTAAAGGCAGGCGGGCGTCCGGAAGCAGTACGCTGTAGTAAGCCACCATGCTGGCGCGCTTTTCAGAGGCCATCGGAATTTTTGTCCAGTCCGGCGCAGCCACTAAGCGCGGATGCAGCCCCATCTTGCGGGCTTTGTCACGCATGATTCCCAGCGCTTTTTCTCTTGGGCTTACACGCAGTCCCAAAATAGAGCCCAGCACAAATACAATAATGATGACTGCAACCCAAATTCCAGTATTTTCCATAGTCCAACCTTTATGTTCCTTTATTAGAGTTGCATAAGCGCAATATAAAAGGCAAGTTGCGCCGATAAAAATTAATTCAGAAACATTTCATGGCTGTACAGCACTTCATGGCCATTCCAGTAAATATAGCCTTTATCAATCAGCTCTTTCAGCAGCAGGCGGATGTCGGATTTCGGAAACAGCTGTTCCAGCAAGTCGCGCAGGGCATAAATATCTTTAGGCTTTTTCTGTTTTAATTCATGCAGTTTTTTAATCACTTCCAGCTGCACCGGATCAATCTGATGAAAATCGGCATATAAGCCCTGCTGCGGATTCTGCGCCGCCGCATCCGCCTGCGCAGCGCTGTCTTGCGGCGCATTCAGCTGCGCCAAGGCATCCTGCATATTTTGCGCCAAAGGCGCGGCGTCTTCATCCAGGCACAGCTGCACCCACTGCTTCAGCACCTTTTTGCGGAAATTCACCTGATCATCGCAGCGCTTCACAATCTTCAAATTGATCAGCATGCCGACCACATGCTGCGCTTTTTCAGGCGCCAGCTGCAGGATATTCGCCACTGAATTCTTCAGCGATTCAACGCTATGCGGCTTGCCTGCCATTTTGGCCAAGGCATCGCAGTATTTTTTCACCATCAGCAGGTAAGGCGCGGCTTTAATTTTTTCCAGGCTGGGAATTCTATATTTCGGCCGGCAGGCTTCCGCCTCAGGCTGAATCTGTATCAGGCTGCAGCTGATGCCGGAGCCCCGCATCAATTCCAGCAGCATTTCACAGCCGGGCATGGCTGAAATAACTTCTACATGCGCGCCCGCTTCCAGCAGCGCCAACAGCTGTCCCGCCACCACGGCGTATTCAAATTCTTTCTGCTCGGTTTCCGGAATGTCTAAAATCACCACCTGCCCGCTGCTGATCCAGCCGGAAAGTTCCGTTAAGTCTTCCAGCGAATATTCAAAACGGCCTTGGCAGTTAAACAGATACAGCGCAGGATAGTGTCCGACGATATCCCGCAGCAACTGCGCTGTCGGCATATTATTTTCAAGATCGAGCAGTACGGCTTTGGCAATCATAAATTCTGAGTATTCGGCAGGTCAGCGGGATGCTGTGCATTACAGCGGGAACAGGGCGAAAGGTCAATACAGAAAAGGGCTTTCAGCGCATGGCTGTCCCGCTGCCGCCTTAAATCAGCTTCAGATATGCGGGCGCGGCAGGAATGCCGCACGCTGCCCATGCACGGCGTCTTTGCCGTGAGGGACAGCAAAAGGCTTGCCTGTTTTTAAGCAGCGGGGCTTTTCAAAGCAGGGCCTTGCCTGCGCAAAGGCATTTAAGCCTTTAAATGCCGAAAGAGGCATTACAGGCTCTGAAACCGAAGGGAATATGAACCATCCGCCTGTTCAGCGCAGACTTTTACTGCAAAGTCAGCGCGCGCAGGAAATCTCAAGCCGGCCGGCGCAAAAGCGGGAAAAGCATTAATAATGTGGCGGGCGGTTGGTCAGCGGGTCAAACTCGGCAATTCCTTCAGATAAATCAGACGCGTCCACGCGGCGGTACAGCAGCTGCATTTGCTTCTTTAAATCAGTAATTTCCGCGTTCTGCAGCGCAACCTGATTATTCAGCTGCTCAACTAATTCATCTAAAAATGCAATTCGCACTTGCAAATCTTCAATGAGTGCGGACAATGACCCCTGATCATCAATATTTTGCTGTTTAGTCACTTTAAGTCCTCATTTAAGATTTTTCTGGAAACATTATGGCCTACATTACCTTAAGGGATGTCCAACTCGCGTTTGGCGGACCTTCCCTGCTCGACGGCGCGAATTTCAACTTAGAACGCGGTGAACGGGTATGTTTGATTGGCCGCAATGGTGAAGGCAAGTCTACTTTACTTAAACTGATCGAGGGAAGCCTCTTGCCGGATTCCGGCGAAGTATCGCTGCAGAACGGCATCACCATTTCCATGCTGGCGCAGGATGTGCCGATGGACTCAGGCAAAGTCGCTGACATCGTCGCTGACGGCGCAGGTGAAGCAGCTGAAGTACTCAGAGCCTATCATGAAGCCAGTGATGCCTGCGTACTGGGCGATATGGAAGCCTGCGACCGCATGGGCAACCTGCAGCATAAAATGGATATGCTGGACGGCTGGGCCTTAGAAACCAAAGTCAACTCGATTTTAAGCAAAATGGGCCTGGACCCGGAAGCCGATTTGGCCGATTTATCCGGCGGGCGCAAGCGCCGCGTGCTTTTGGCGCGCGCGCTGCTGACCCAGCCAGACGTGCTGCTGCTGGACGAGCCGACCAACCATCTGGACGTTGAAAGCATTGAATGGCTGGAAAAATTCCTGCTCGATCAGAATAATTTAACCTTATTGTTTATTTCGCATGACCGTTCATTTGTCGACAGCATCGCCACCCGCATTGTAGAGCTTGACCGCGGCATTTTGCGCAGCTATGAAGGCAACTATTCGCGCTACCTCGAACTGAAAGCGATGCAGATGGAAGCGGAAGAAAAGCAGAATGCGCTGTTTGATAAGCGCTTAGCTGAAGAAGAAGTCTGGATCCGCCAAGGCATTAAAGCCCGCCGCACCCGCAACGAAGGCCGTGTCCGCGCCCTAAAAGAGCTGCGTGAACAATCTAAAGCGCGCCGTTCACAGCAGGGCAAAGTCAGCATGGCAACACAAGATGCCAACCGCTCCGGCAAGCTGGTGTTCGATATTGAGCATCTCAGCGTGGCTTTCGGCAATCAAGAACCGATTATCAAAGACTTCTCTGCATTGGTGCTGCGCGGCGACCGGATTGGCCTGGTCGGTGACAACGGTGTCGGCAAAACCACGCTCATCAAAGCCATTTTAGGCGAGATTGAGCATGGCGGATCGGTTAAAACCGGCACGCAGCTTGAAGTGGCGTATTTTGACCAGTTGCGCAATGCGCTTGATCTTGAAAAATCGGTAAAAGACAACGTATCTGAAGGTTCAGATTTTGTCGATGTCAATGGCGGCCGCCGCCACATCTACAGCTACCTGCAGGACTTCCTGTTCTCGCCGGAACGCGCGCGCACCCCGGTAAAGGCATTGTCGGGCGGCGAGCGAAACCGCATCCTGCTTGCGAAATTATTGCTGAAGCCATCAAATTTAATTGTGATGGATGAGCCGACCAATGACCTGGATATGGTGACGCTGGAGCTGCTGGAAGAAATGCTCGGCGGCTACAAAGGCACATTGCTGCTGATTTCGCATGACCGCGCCTTTATGGACAACGTGGTGACATCAACATGGGTGTTTGACGGCAAAGGCAACATTGACGAATACATTGGCGGCTATCAAGACTATCTGGAACAGCGTCCAGATCAAACTGCTGTAGATCAGAAAAGCGATGTGAAAAAAGCCTTGGCTAAAGCTGAAGCAGCGGCTGCCGCCTCAGCACCGAAAAAAGTCAAGCTCAGCTATAAGGATCAGCGCGCTTTAGAGCAGCTGCCGGCTGAAATGGAAGCGCTGGAAAAAGAGCAGGCGGATATTAATGCGCAGCTGGCCGATGGCTCCCTGTTCATTTCCGATGCCGATAAAGCCATGAAGCTTTCCAGCCGCTTAAATGAAATTGACGAGCTGCTGCTGGAAAAGCTGGAGCGCTGGGAAGAGCTGGAAAACCTGGCTAAAGGCTAAGCGCCCCCGCAAATTAAATGCCGTATTCCGATACGGCATTTTTTATGCCTGATTTGCAGCTTCCGGCTGCCGAATCAGCAGGCGATCCTTGCTGGCGAAAAATCGGATCGGCGGCGGCCTTCACAGGCTAACGGTAGACGCCGCGTTACCAGCATCATACAGGCTGAACTTTCTCTTTCAATTCAGCTTCATGCTAAACTGAGCGCTATTTTTCAGTATTTGATTTAGCCCTTATGAGTCAAAAGCCAGATTATCAGCCCGGTGTCTTTCAATGGTCATTTCTGCTGCCGCAGTACTGGGGCATCGGGATTGGCATTGCATTTCTGATGATTCTGGCGGTTTTGCCGTGGGCTGTTCAGCGCCGCCTGGCCGCGTTTTTAGGCAATGCGGCATTTAAATATTTAAAATCCCGGCGCAAAACCGCCGTGCGCAATCTGGAAGTCTGCTTTCCCGAATGGCCGGCCGAACAGGTGCAGGACAAGGCGCGCCAGGTTTTTATCGACCAGATGATCGGCATCTTTGAAACCCTGAATGCATGGTACTGCCCGCAGTGGTTTAAAGACCGCGTCAGCATCGAAGGCCTGGAGCATCTGCAAAAGGCGCAGGCCGACGGCGCAGGCGTGCTGCTGCTCGGCACGCACTCCACCCTGCTGGATGCCGGCGGCTACCTCTGCTCCCGCTATTTTGCGCTGGGCGCAGTCTACCGCCCGCAGAACAACCCCTTGCTGGACCTGCTGATTTACCGCTGCCGCGATGCCATTTACAGCTGCCAGATTGATCATGACGACATGCGCGGCCTGATCCGCCAGCTGAAAGACGGCCAGGCCATCTGGTACAGCCCGGATCAGGACTTTGGCCTGAAGCAGGGCGTAATGGCGCCGTTCTTCGGCGTACCGGCAGCCACAGTCACCGCGCACCGGCGCCTGATGAAAATTTCCAAAGCCGCTGCAGTGCCGCTGTATTTTTACCGCAGCGGCGATATCCGCGACCCGCGCTACCATGTGCTGCTTGAGCCGGCTTTAGACAATTTCCCCAGCGCAGATGAGGCCGCCGACGCTGCCCGGGTCAATAAAATCATTGAAAATCAGCTGCGGATTGCCCCGACGCAGTACATGTGGTTTCACCGGCGCTTTAAGACCCGCCCGGAAGGCTATGAAGACATTTATTAAGCCCCATACAACTGAATAAGAAAGAGAATTTTAATGAAAGTCATGCAGCTTTTACCCGAATTGAACAGCGGCGGCGTGGAACGCGGAACCCTGGAGATTGCCCGCGCGCTGATTGCCAATGGCGATGAATCGCTGGTGGTGTCAAATGGCGGCCGTCTGGTGGCGCAGCTGGAAGCGGAAGGCTCAACGCATTTAACCCTGCCGGTGCATAAAAAATCGCTGTCCAGCCTGTGGCAGATCCGCCCGCTCCGAAAGCTGATTCAGCAGCATCGGCCGGATATTCTGCATGTGCGCTCGCGGGTGCCGGCATGGCTGGCGCATTTTGCGCTGCGGGGCATGCCGGCAGGCCAGCGCCCGCATCTGATCAGCACGGTGCATGGCTTTTATTCCGTCAACCGCTACAGCCAGATCATGACGCAGGCGGAAAAAGTCATTGCGGTGTCGGACAGCGTGGTGAAATACATCACCGATCACTATAAAAACTGCCCGCCGCAGGATATCGTGCGCATTTACCGCGGCATTGACCCGCAGGCCTTTCCGCACGGCTACCAGCCTTCGGCGCAATGGCTGAATCAGACCTTTAAGGACTTTCCTGAACTGGAAAATAAATTTGTGCTGTGCCTGCCGGGCCGCATCACCCGCCTGAAAGGCCATGAAACCCTGATCGCGCTGGTGCAGCAGCTGCAGCAGCAGTATCCGCAGCTGCATGCGGTGGTCGTCGGCGGCGCAGATCCGAAAAAAGCCGCCTATTTAAAAGAGATGCAGAACAGCATTCAAGCCAAGGGCCTGAGTGAAAAAATCACTTTTGCCGGCCACCGCGCGGATATCCGCGAATGGCTGGCGTTCAGCGATGCCGTGCTGTCGCTGTCCAATCAGGCGGAAACTTTCGGCCGCACGGCTCTGGAAGCGCTGTCTGTCGGCACGCCGGTGATCGGCTGGAACCGCGGCGGCGTGGCGGAAATTCTGTCCAACATCTATCCGCAGGGCCTCATTGAGGCTGATGATCAAACCGCATTATTGAATGC is drawn from Acinetobacter sp. WCHAc010034 and contains these coding sequences:
- the topA gene encoding type I DNA topoisomerase; this translates as MANAPRSTSKSAAAKSSDAGKKRALVIVESPAKAKTINKYLGSDYIVKSSVGHVRDLPTGGSSKTAEKKPASRAKLTEAQKAEKAQSALVNRMGVDPEHGWKAHYEVLPGKENVVAELKKLASQVDEVYLATDLDREGEAIAWHLKEVIGGDDSRYQRVVFNEITKNAIQEAFKHPSRLDTNKVNAQQARRFLDRVVGFMISPLLWEKIARGLSAGRVQSVAVKLVVERERDIRKFVPEEYWQVFADTKSKKDDIRLEAVKQAGKTLKLRNKAETDALLDLIKDAEYKVSAREDKPTKVNPSAPYITSTLQQAASTRLGFSVKKTMMLAQRLYEAGFITYMRTDSTFLSDDAVNMVRQHIETEFGGKYLPAKPNRYGSKAGAQEAHEAIRPSNVALKGDQLAGAERDAQRLYDLIWRQFVACQMTPAEYLSSTILVDANGVELKAKGRTLVFDGFTKVRGQNKSDDDVLLPAVKTGEILKLEKLDPSQHFTKPPARFTEASLVKELEKRGIGRPSTYAAIISTIQDRGYVKLENRRLYAEKMGEIVTDRLDESFNNLMNYDFTADLEGQLDKVADGERNWKELLDNFYGDFKQRLTTAQGESGMRRNLPVEVAAVHCKECDRPMQIRTGTTGVFLGCSGYNLPPKERCKGTLNLTPVESLAALSDDAAAETADLMSKKRCPVCGTAMDSYVIDGGRKLHICGNNPDCSGFELEEGEFKIKGYDGPTIPCDKCDGEMQLKTGRFGPYFACTSCSNTRKVLKSGQPAPPRVDPIKMEHLRSAKHDDFFVLRDGAAGLFLAASKFPKIRETRAPKVAELRTVADQLDPKYQFILQAPDADPEGNPTLVKFSRKNQAQYIGSETPEGKQTKWSLVYQDGKWVEA
- a CDS encoding glycerate kinase is translated as MPKIFVLAPDSFKESMSAEQACFAMQRGIEKAMPDARCIHVPMADGGEGTVDALIAALQGRRIECEVTGPLPAQKIQTYFGLIDEGKTAVIEMAKASGIHLLEKPQRNPLLTCTFGTGEMIRHALDLGVNKIILGLGGSVTNDAGAGMAQALGAQFYDAAGNAVQGCGGQLGRIQSIDLSALDPRLKSAEILIASDVNNPLCGANGASAVFGPQKGADAGMVQILDQNLSHFADVVEKAASHSYRHIAGAGAAGGLGFGLMAFAGAKIQSGVELVIAQCRLAEKIAQADYVFTGEGKIDFQTKFGKTPFGVAQAAAKLNKPVIAFAGLVGEGIEELYALGFTRIIGINPPGCALQDALNNAEMHLENTAAAFIDDLAGHD
- a CDS encoding ammonium transporter, translated to MENTGIWVAVIIIVFVLGSILGLRVSPREKALGIMRDKARKMGLHPRLVAAPDWTKIPMASEKRASMVAYYSVLLPDARLPLMRARVADQKLQLVHGDDKFKDFPIALKGIYAIDMQANCVGLYWDEESDLRAAQLEEIKACLHSLAEL
- a CDS encoding NYN domain-containing protein codes for the protein MEIQTKKFAVLIDADNSSIHAISSVLEEVAKYGIASVKRVYGDWSSEALKRWREVLLPHAITPVQQFAYTKGKDATDMILIIDAMDLLYAGALDGFCIVSSDSDFTPLASRIRENGLIVYGFGRKTTPEPFKKACDKFISIENLVVEEKDESKQNFSDEKTLDVKEIIKGEVIEKDLSKQQIDKATLNLIYKAVKDNSDDSGWAYLGLVGAYINAVKPDFDTRNYGHDKLSGLVKALGVFETKLQGSQMYLRKSSFSSFIKLVQKAIYSHSDQNDWVNIQDIMKYLEKTDLNVRNYEEAIESIHSGWLEFKLVGKKKFVKVNKVMA
- a CDS encoding HdeD family acid-resistance protein gives rise to the protein MKTVGNDLVRHQLHENRKWYLGLGLLLSAFGLLLLAALPFATLSVVFMFGGLMMLGGALHFIAAFKIFDGGFRWLWALFGLLYTAAGYYAFTAPVKTAVVLTSILAVILIIAGLIRIFSALLFRAFQGWGWTLFSGLLTLAAGVMILMSPDAPFWVLGLFLAVDILFQGINYLTLASYIKREVPKSSADA
- a CDS encoding SlyX family protein, whose translation is MTKQQNIDDQGSLSALIEDLQVRIAFLDELVEQLNNQVALQNAEITDLKKQMQLLYRRVDASDLSEGIAEFDPLTNRPPHY